A stretch of the Solanum dulcamara chromosome 6, daSolDulc1.2, whole genome shotgun sequence genome encodes the following:
- the LOC129892160 gene encoding uncharacterized protein LOC129892160 codes for MTSSKLRRSCSFPILLLSFLNFILFILSAVSVAPILFLTTPPTSLGWSFLMVSAISILSCFIGFYSQLTHCCFITHLSLLMASCIGQLLGILALFTKEKSSLLMLKSPRDPREAKVLVRLECGVFMSMFVMQLGVLILTCAVQSCWVRDYEGLEAEREAWSRKRNQRIAKVQQESMANANKISEMKAKELDDKINNKYGQWIKNDFEG; via the coding sequence ATGACTTCTTCAAAGCTAAGGCGTTCTTGTTCCTTCCCAATTCTTCTACTTTCCTTTCTTAATTTCATCCTCTTTATTCTTTCTGCAGTCTCTGTAGCTCCCATACTTTTCCTCACAACTCCACCAACTTCACTTGGTTGGTCTTTCCTCATGGTTTCTGCCATTTCAATTCTTTCTTGTTTCATTGGTTTCTACTCCCAGCTAACTCATTGTTGTTTCATCACCCACCTCTCCCTTCTCATGGCATCGTGCATCGGACAATTACTTGGCATTTTAGCCTTGTTCACAAAGGAAAAATCGAGTCTTTTGATGCTGAAATCACCAAGAGACCCAAGAGAAGCAAAGGTTTTGGTGAGATTGGAATGTGGGGTTTTTATGTCCATGTTTGTGATGCAATTAGGAGTGTTGATTCTGACTTGTGCAGTGCAGAGTTGTTGGGTGAGAGATTATGAAGGTCTTGAGGCAGAGAGAGAGGCATGGTCAAGGAAGAGAAATCAGAGAATTGCAAAAGTTCAACAAGAGTCCATGGCAAATGCAAACAAGATATCTGAAATGAAAGCTAAGGAGTTGGATGATAAGATTAACAACAAATATGGACAGTGGATAAAAAATGACTTTGAAGGCTAA